In a genomic window of Alphaproteobacteria bacterium:
- a CDS encoding histone deacetylase, giving the protein MSAVTGNWLLRVACWLLFGLVLFLLIVFAAFASRSFPNPDPSSLNLSLSYKDNIPIVYGDSYNITFWGFEEAHPFDSKKYGRIFSLLKEKVGAGTDKFIKPVKPSRELLEIAHSKAYLDSLQSSATLARITELDFLRFFPDQTSRNVLLEPMLYQAGGSVAAAFAALEHGWAINLGGGFHHASSDQGGGFCAIADIGMIVKVLRREKKLKKVMIIDLDAHQGNGHERDFLNDPDTYIVDFYNHQIYPNDIEAKPGIDLKVGLDAFTEDSYYFEQMDAKLPEAFQAFKPELVIYIAGTDVLAGDPLGLLSISEDGIIARDEKVFRIAMEHKIPIVMLLGGGYQKSNAAVIAKSILNLREKFKLF; this is encoded by the coding sequence ATGTCCGCCGTTACGGGAAACTGGCTCCTTCGTGTGGCGTGTTGGCTTCTATTCGGCCTCGTTCTGTTTCTCTTAATTGTTTTTGCTGCGTTCGCGTCACGATCTTTTCCGAATCCTGACCCCTCCAGTTTAAATCTTTCCCTGAGTTATAAAGACAATATTCCCATCGTTTACGGCGACTCCTACAACATCACGTTCTGGGGGTTTGAAGAGGCGCATCCGTTCGACAGCAAGAAATACGGCCGCATTTTTTCTCTTTTAAAGGAAAAGGTGGGGGCGGGCACCGACAAATTCATCAAGCCCGTGAAGCCGAGCCGTGAACTGTTGGAGATTGCTCACAGCAAAGCCTATCTGGATTCTCTGCAATCCTCCGCAACTCTTGCTCGGATTACGGAGCTTGATTTTCTGCGGTTTTTTCCGGATCAAACGAGCCGGAACGTGCTCCTTGAGCCGATGCTTTATCAGGCCGGGGGCAGTGTTGCGGCGGCCTTTGCCGCTCTGGAGCATGGATGGGCGATCAATCTTGGCGGCGGATTTCATCATGCCTCCTCCGATCAGGGGGGAGGGTTTTGTGCCATAGCGGATATCGGAATGATCGTCAAAGTTCTCAGGAGGGAGAAAAAGCTCAAGAAGGTCATGATCATCGACCTCGATGCTCATCAGGGGAATGGGCATGAGCGCGATTTTCTTAATGATCCCGACACCTATATCGTCGACTTCTATAATCACCAGATTTACCCCAATGACATTGAGGCCAAGCCGGGGATCGACCTTAAGGTCGGGCTGGATGCCTTTACCGAAGATTCGTATTATTTTGAACAGATGGATGCAAAGCTTCCTGAGGCCTTTCAGGCGTTCAAGCCGGAATTAGTGATTTATATTGCCGGCACGGATGTCTTGGCCGGCGATCCGCTTGGCCTGCTCTCCATCTCCGAGGACGGTATAATTGCCCGTGATGAAAAGGTTTTCAGGATTGCGATGGAGCATAAAATCCCGATCGTCATGCTTTTGGGCGGGGGGTATCAGAAATCCAATGCTGCGGTGATTGCCAAAAGCATCCTGAATTTGCGCGAAAAATTCAAGCTCTTCTAA